A stretch of DNA from Dioscorea cayenensis subsp. rotundata cultivar TDr96_F1 chromosome 4, TDr96_F1_v2_PseudoChromosome.rev07_lg8_w22 25.fasta, whole genome shotgun sequence:
ttcttttgattttttaggaTGAAGATCATATGATGATGCTGTGAATCATGTCATGAATGTTTTAACGCCTGAACTTTGTGAGCtttggtgtttgtttgtgtgctttaatgtatatatatatatatatatttttaaaaatatatatatatatataatcttcatTGATAATGTTGTGATTCATGCCATTAAAGACTAGAAGAAACAGAATACAATGTTTTCATCAGTATCAGAACAGATTCAATCTTCTGCAAATCTTGTGAATTAGATGAGTTCATGTATTACAGTATTAATTTTCATtgtgtattttttcttttactcttgGAAAACTAACTACATTGTCGCCATATTAACACGGTAAGAATGATCTGCAGGTGGAGTGACTGCTATGGATGACTTCTTGAAGGAGTTCTTCCCAAAAGTATACCGAAGAAAACATGAACCACTTCATGAAACTGACTACTGCAAATTCGACAGTCAGCTGCTGACACTATTCACATCCTCCCTTTATTTCGCTGGCCTTGTTTCAACCTTCGCCGCCTCGAGGGTCACTACAAAATACGGCCGGAGAATGAGCATCCTTGTTGGCTCCATCAGTTTCTTCCTCGGCGGAGCAATTAATGCTGGTGCAGTCAACATTGCCATGCTCATCATCGGTCGTATTCTACTCGGTTTTGGAATTGGCTTCGGCAATCAAGTCAGtacattttactttttttaaaaaaatatatatatatatatatatattaaatgtcGACAATTcaatttgttgttgttaatgATTATCATTGTATCACAAACAGGCAGTGCCATTGTATCTGTCAGAAATTGCTCCAGCGAAACATCGAGGAAAAGTCAACCAATTGTTTCAATTGACAACATGCCTTGGCATTTTGGTTGCTGATCTTATAAACTACAAAACTGAAGAGAAGCATCCCTGgggatggagattatcacttGGATTGGCCACATTACCTGCAGCTCTAATGTTTTTGGGTGGCCTATTCCTCCCTGAAACTCCCAACAGTCTGGTTGAACAAGGCAAAAACGGAAAAAGCAAAAGAAGTGCTAATGAGAATTCGGGGGACGACAAAGATCGACGCCGAGTTCCAAGATTTGTTGGAAGCAAGCGAAGCCGCCAGGGCAGTGAAGCATCCATTCAGAAACCTCTTCAAGCGAAAAAACCGACCACAGCTCATCATTGGAGCACTCGGCATTCCAGCATTCCAACAACTCAGTGGCAACAACTCTATACTCTTCTATGCACCAGTTATCTTCCAAACACTAGGCCTTGGCTCTGAAGCTTCTCTTTACTCCAGCATTATCAGTAACTCCATGCTCGTCATTGGCGCGCTTGTTTCGATGTTTTTTGTGGATAAAGTAGGCAGAAGGTTCTTCTTCATTGAAGGCGGAAGTCAGATGATTATATCCATGGTAAGAATTCTATTATCatcattgaataatttttagtaaacatgaatatgaatatatacTGTATTGACTGGCATGATGAACAGGTGGTGGTTGGAATTACATTGGCAAAAGAATTTGGCCATGGTAAGCCATTGCCGAAGAGTTCGGCAACTTTGTTGCTGATCATGATATGTTTCTTTGTTGTGGCTTATGGTTGGTCATGGGGACCAATGGGATGGTTAGTACCAAGTGAGCTATTTCCATTGGAGACAAGATCAGCTGGACAAAGTATAGTGGTGTGCAACAATCTCTTCTTCACCGCCGTTGTCGCTCAGTTCTTTGTTGCTGCAATGTGTCATCTTCGATACGGCGTTTTCTTCCTCTTTGCAGGTTTGATAGTCATAATGTCGATCTTTATCATCGCATTGCTGCCAGAGACAAAGCAGATGCCCATTGAGGAGATTTATTTGCTGTGGGAGCAGCACTGGTTTTGGAAGAAAATTGTGGGCACTTCTCAGCGTGATGAACATGAAATGACGCAAATTGATTCAGTTTAGATGTCTCactagtttgatttttttctttttttatatatttatttttattctctttgtttttattattaatttctctaTGCGGTAGTTGTCAGGAAACAATAGACTTGCAACAATAAATATTAAGTTTTGTTTGTTATCTGAGTGCATGATTTCTGCAGTATTTATGAAGATGAACCAAAACCGAGTTACAGAATTGattctgatttttttccctttttctttttgctggTTATTGAATGGCTGTCATTGCAAAATAACTGAATATATATGTTGAATCTGTAACCtgaaaatattt
This window harbors:
- the LOC120259246 gene encoding LOW QUALITY PROTEIN: sugar transport protein 14-like (The sequence of the model RefSeq protein was modified relative to this genomic sequence to represent the inferred CDS: deleted 1 base in 1 codon); amino-acid sequence: MAGGFSSSAVGKRAELYEGRITWYFIGACLIGSLGGSLFGYDLGVSGGVTAMDDFLKEFFPKVYRRKHEPLHETDYCKFDSQLLTLFTSSLYFAGLVSTFAASRVTTKYGRRMSILVGSISFFLGGAINAGAVNIAMLIIGRILLGFGIGFGNQAVPLYLSEIAPAKHRGKVNQLFQLTTCLGILVADLINYKTEEKHPWGWRLSLGLATLPAALMFLGGLFLPETPNSLVEQGKTEKAKEVLMRIRGTTKIDAEFQDLLEASEAARAVKHPFRNLFKRKNRPQLIIGALGIPAFQQLSGNNSILFYAPVIFQTLGLGSEASLYSSIISNSMLVIGALVSMFFVDKVGRRFFFIEGGSQMIISMVVVGITLAKEFGHGKPLPKSSATLLLIMICFFVVAYGWSWGPMGWLVPSELFPLETRSAGQSIVVCNNLFFTAVVAQFFVAAMCHLRYGVFFLFAGLIVIMSIFIIALLPETKQMPIEEIYLLWEQHWFWKKIVGTSQRDEHEMTQIDSV